The following coding sequences are from one Humulus lupulus chromosome X, drHumLupu1.1, whole genome shotgun sequence window:
- the LOC133806568 gene encoding uncharacterized protein LOC133806568, which yields MGLGVKHLKACHSSLYRFTGDLIQPLGVIELALTMGEQPRQTTIMANFIVVDCALAYAVLGRPSLRELKAITSIYHLAVKFPTPKGIASMKREQKEARECYNTSLRTFVKPWESMAMVMHGGKNPQELDPRVIEELGAEPVEDLEEIVVMEEPLQKLKVGKSLQDDTKEKLVRFLKDNLNVFAWIHEDMAGIDPSIMCHHLNINLEARPVRQKRRAQDPERYEALKEEVEKLKANGFICEAFYPVWVSNPVLVPKSNGKRRTCVEFSNLNRACPKDSFPLPRIDQLVDETAGHELLSFMDVYYR from the exons atgggattggGCGTCAAACACTTGAAAGCCTGCCATTCCTCCTTATACAGATTCACAGGGGACTTGATACAACCTTTAGGAGTGATcgaattggccctcaccatgggagaacaacccagacaaactaCTATCATGGCAAACTTCATTGTGGTAGATTGTGCTTTGGCttatgcggtattggggagaccatccctgagAGAATTAAAAGcaataacttcaatatatcacctagcTGTCAAATTTCCAACTCCTAAGGGAATTGCAAGTATGAAGAGGGAACAAAaagaagcgagggagtgttataacacctctcTCCGCACGTTTGTAAAGCCCTGGGAATCAATGGCAATGGTAATGCATGGAGGCAAAAACCCGCAGGAACTAGACCCCCGAGTCATAGAGGAGCTAGGGGCCGAACCTGTGGAGGACTTAGAAGAAATCGTTGTAATGGAAGAACCATTGCAgaagttgaaggtgggaaaaagcCTTCAAGATGACACAAAGGAGAAATTGGTGAGGTTCTTGAAGGATAATCTCAATGTATTCGCTTGGATCCATGAAGACATGGCGGGGATAGATCCTTccatcatgtgccaccatttAAATATCAACCTCGAGGCAAGGCCAGTTAGGCAAAAGAGACGAGCGCAAGACCCAGAAAGGTATgaagccttgaaggaggaggtcgagaaATTGAAGGCAAATGGATTCATCTGTGAAGcgttctaccctgtgtgggtgtcaAACCCCGTACTAGTCCCAAAATCGAATGGAAAAAGGAGGACCTGTGTGGAATTCTCTAACCTCAATagggcttgtcctaaggatagctTCCCGCTTCCAAGAATAGATCAATTGGTGGATGAGACAGCTGGACATGAGTTACTAAGCTTTATGGATGTTTATTATAG ataa